Part of the Lolium rigidum isolate FL_2022 chromosome 6, APGP_CSIRO_Lrig_0.1, whole genome shotgun sequence genome, CCCCAACGTCTCTAGTGGCTTCTTCCCCAGCGGCATGTTTGCATTTTCTCTAGGGTATTGTAGGTTGAACTCCTTCGCCTCCCTACGGTTTGGTGCTCTTCAATCCTGGGCGAGGGACATGGGGTCCCTTCCGAAGGTGAAGATGGCGGAGTACGTGCTCTTATTTGCCAGCTGAGACGATGGCACGTTGCTgttgcttcctcatttgatttgcgCCTCCTAGTATTAGTCTTAGTGCAATGGTATTGATGTCTCATTTTGTTTATCTTGTGTGTGCTTGTGTGTCTTAGTGTAATGGTATTGGTGtctcatttgtttattttgtgttGCCAAAAGCTATGCTATGCGTAAGCACGTTTGTACCTGCCATTGTGGACAACATTAATTTAACGCATGGCCTAGACCTACTGTTTATAAAATTAACGCAGGCCTAAGCCTACTGTTTATAAAATTAGCTTCAAAAGGTGACTCGTTGATAAAATCAATCTCAGCGAAAAAAATACAACAAGAACACCCATAGCATTGGACTAACCCCGCGAAGATCATGGGAAGACTTGGGTATGATCACCTtttagataggatctatgagaaTAAAAAATTTCAagagacaaaacatgttcaaatatTATGAAAAAAAATGACAACGCACATCTATGTTACATACGCAAGACCAAAAATTTGCAGCTTCAAATTCAACATATacttagagaaacaaaaaagacaaatttaagTGTGAATAGTGTGAACTACTATTCAATCAGATCTGACACTATTTATAGTCGGATTTATCTTTTTTATTTCTTCAATTGTAGATCAAATTTTGAGCTGAATTTTTTTGGAATTGTAGATACAATCCAGTATGTCgtatattattttcagattttttcgcatgataaaaatatattttatgtgaGTTGATCCTATGATCTCACCTAATAGCTCTTCCGCGAAGATCAATTATACCATACTCTGTTTTCTTCTCGGCCACTACAGTTTGTGCTTGCGCTGCAGGCAACTGGGTGTCGCAACTTGTGTTGATAGACACAGCTGAAGCCTTCGCCAGCTATTTATGCTGTAATGATCACCATATAAACAACCGCAGATTAGTTATGCAGGCGCACATCAGCAGGTGTAGTTGAACAAACAGAGCTTCTTCAAACTCCAAGGTCAGGCCGATGCCATTCAACATTTCATTAGTCACCGATACAATTCTAAATATCAAGCTCCAAGTAAGATATAGATTCAACGAAAGGACAGCATGGAACAGATATGCAGAAACGCAACAGCGAAACCTACTGCCTGATACAACATGGGAAGATAATCAAACGCACGCCCACACTCAAATGCAAGCAATATCCACGCTTGCTTGAAATATGAAGTATAACACTGATTAATAGGAGCAAGTCGGTGTGCCTTCAGCCTTCATGACAGCTGACAAATGTCTACGGTAATCAGATAAGACATGGGAGTTATCACGACTAAAGCCTTCATGCCAGTTGACAAACGTCCACAGTAACCAGATACTAATACATTAGAGTTATCAAATAAGCGATTaatttctgcagattcacttcgtagCTGACAAGTGCATGCTACATATAGGGTCAATCTCTCTCACAACATAAAGCGGAAGAACCTACACCCAACAAGGCAACAAGCCACCTCTGCATTTCAGCCACCAAACTCTAGATACCTGCGGAGTTAGCAACATCATTAGAAACAAAATTAGCTGCTCATTTAGGGGGAAATGTGTCAAAAGTTTGATCATCTGGGCAAGTCAGCATTATTAGACAAAACCAATATCTGAAACAGAGAACAACAATAACAATAAGTAATTTGTAGTGTAGTGGCACCACCTTCAACTTCTACTATTAGCAGTTTTTGGCTACAGCTGGTCTGACTAAAGGCTAGAAGATCAGTGTGATAAGAGGGGCTCATGGACACCTGATTCCAGCTCATAGGCCTACTTTTTTACAAATGTCCGAGCTAGCTAGTCACAAACAAATAAAACTTATGGAGTAGAAACCTCAAGCAAGAGAACATCAGCGTATGAATTGCATTCTTCATAAAAGAGCTGTAATAGTAGTCAAAAAAGAAACGGCTGTAGTTTATCTACCATGCACAACATCATTAAATACTCTCACCACTACGTCTAACGATAATATGCCACCGGGAGAAAAAAGATGGCATTACTGATTAAATCAGCTTTTATGGTGAATCTAGTCATGCCATTTTGTTCAATATGAAGTATGAAGAATCCATGGTAATATAGCCCGCACGACAGTAAAAAGTTAGTGGTTCATCTGCAGCTACTTGGCATGACAGCGTAATCATCTCTCACAAGGCATGGACATATGCACAAATAGGCTAAGGGTCCTAAGTTGGGGATCCCACACTATATAACAGAAGGAACTTGGGGAGTATTAGGAGGTAAACCAAAAGCAGGGGAAGCTGGATGAAAGGGAGGGGAAACAAAACAGCACATCCAGAGTATAGGGTGGGTAGAACATCAGTAGAAGATAAACTTACCTACTCAAGCAGTAGATCAAATAGAATATCAAACAGGGCAATCTTATGTATTGAGCAGAAGCTTGGCCCCATCGTGTCCACCATTAACACATGTTCCTATAAGCATAAGAATTCAAACAATGTGTCATTTGGGGCAGAGTATATGCCGTCGCAGAAAAGATAGGATCAAGGAGCATGCAAAATGAACAACTTCCGTAAATTTCAAACCAAATGGTTTCTACGGGCATGCCACATGCAGGACAATCCTACAATTTGATAaaggaacaacttttgtaaatttCAAACCAAACGGTTACACAAATGGATTTAAGCCTGTTAGCAATATCAGCAGAGATAACAATACAGAATGGAAGAAATATAACTAGGCATAAGCTTCCAAAGGGCTCAAGCCATTTTTTCATGTACTAGAACTTCGAACAGTTGCATATCCCCCCTGTTGATAAAAATGGCACTGCACATATGCACTAACACTACCATTAGACAATTTTTTGTATCTGTCAGTAGGCAGACAATGATGAAATTAGTTCAATTATTCCACATAAAATTTTCCAATTTTGTACTCATTGTTTTATTGTATATTCATAAATAAAACGATGAAGACAGTTATCTAGCTCTGACTTAAGCACAAAAATTACAGAAACAAAGCTAACAGTAGACGAATTGCAGCCCACTGCCTGTCTACAGAACATAAAGCAAATTAGATACCACTAACAGATTATTTTTCTAGACCACAAACCATTAATCGTTACATTAAAAGCCACCACAAAGAATGAAAACAGAacaatgcaggacatcatcactgCTGAAGAGGTCATGAAGCAGCAAAAAGAAACAAATGATATGACACTATTTAAAATTGTTGGTTTAACACAAACTTCTGTGAGCATAATTTCATCAGCCAATTATCGAACAATAACTTGGTTATCCTGTATCAGCAATATAAGGCATGTTATTACCTGTAGTGTAGACACTTTCGAATGGATGATAGTGAGAAAAGACCATGGTTTTGTAAAGGTTCTTGAACTCCAAAGTCTCAAGATTGATCATGAAGACGCCGATTCTTGTCCACAGAAACACCACATTATTCTCCTCAGCAAACCCTAGTATGGATAGCGGCCCTTTCTCCTCTGGTTTCAGGGAAAGCACCTTGTCCAGTTCAATAGTTCTTCCAAGCTTCCATGAAGAAACACCATCACAATCGGTCTTCCTCTGCCATAACTGAGCCGTGTGATCTGCCGCTTGCACGAAGAGGAAACCCAACCCACCACCCTCAGCCCGCATCATCCTGAAGCAGCTGCCCCGGCGACAAATATCCACTGGCAGAGGTACCACAGCTAGGCTCTGcttcaccaagtcaaattcaagAATTCCAACTAAATTTCCAGTCAACATCCAGTAAAGGGAATCTCCAGCCAGAACAACGTCTTCCGTGTGAACCATGGTGGGCATACGGCTCCCATTAGCTTCGTATGGAAGCGGCGTTGAGTTGAGATTTCCCCATAGGCCTGTCTTTGACGAGTAAACGCAGGTGAGCGCTTGTTGTTTTTCGTCCGCCTCAGCCAAGGCAACCTGGAAGTGTTGGCCCTCTCCAGCAGGGCGAAGCACCGCCCCATTGACCAGGCCCATGGTTTTCTTTGTATCGAACGCCGCGGGAATGGCAATGTTGTGCTTGTCACCGGTGATGGGGTCCCACGCCAGGACCTTGCGTGGCTTCGAAAGGAAGATGAGGAAGAGACCATGGCGACATCCAAGAGACATGGAGCGCTCGAAGTCGTCGCCGTGCTCCGAAGAGAAGCGCCCGGGAGGGACACGGTTGGGGGCCTCCAGAGTAGGTAGGAAGGACAGACCGGCATACCTGTCGAAGAAACCGAGGAGGGGCGGGTTGCGCCGGTGGCGGAGGCGGAAGCGGCGGAAGAAGCCGGGGTCGGAGATGAGGCTGCGCCAGCGCTTGCAGACGGCTGATGCGCGGGGGAGGGAGGAGGGCTGCGGTGGGAGACGGACGAGGATCTCGCggaggaggtcgtcgtcgtcCAGTGGCccggtcgccggcgagcgtacgtggtggtggtggcggcggcgggggctgcTCATCGATCTTGCCCTAGAGCTCGCTCGTCTGGGGAGTGCAGGGATGGCAATGGGGACCGTTTACCCGAAACCCGACGGGGTTTTCCTCTATTAGGGGCCGGGTGTGGTATCTAATTTATCCCCATGGGAGTATTAACGGCAAGACATGCTCCCCGATGGGGAAAGCGGGGCGGGTGGCGTTCTAGCAGTCCCCATACCCGAACCCCGCAGAGCCCCGCATGTATTGGTAATATCCCACAAATTTAGCTTGTCCTGCTTAATTTCAGCTAACACGTATTTACGCACTGTTACTAATGCTTGCTTACCTTCTGGTAATCACGTGATTCGGTGGTGTCATCGTGTGAACTATGTGAGTCAAACATAAGTACTCGTTATGTCTTATGTGTGTCAGTGTGTGGTTGTGTGACTCTGCAGTCTGCACGTATTaagttatttttgagcttgaattTCTGAGATATTTTCATGATTTGTCTACTGTTTGTGACGGGGGTGGAAAACCTGTGGGTCTGCTATACCCGGTGGGTGATGGGGACGGAAAAAAATAGTCCCCAAGGTGGGGAATAGGGATGGGGATGGGGAATTTCACAAACGCGGGGACAGGGAAGAAAAGGCAATCTCCGCGCGAGGGCAGACCCGTTGCCATTCCTAGCAGTGACACTGAACAGCGGAAAATGACCATAATCGTGAGAGAGCCCCtgactttctctttcttctgaagCCCAGCCCATGGCTAGATACATAGAACAAGCCCACTAAGTTCTTTTTTACTGTACTCTCCGCAGATTATAAAGTGCCTACAACGTCTCCTGGAGTATAAATTTCCCTCTCTCAGAAAAGACAGGAATTTCCTAAAAGAACAAAACGATTCATAATGCTAGAGTAAACTTGTTTCCCCTTTTCACTCCACAGTTGTATTTAAAAACTTACATATCTGATCAACGCATACACAATTTCATCCTTAGTTGTCTTGCACCTCACCTCGCAATTACTCCGTCATGGCAACAAGAGAAAAATACTGAATATCGACACATAGGAGAGAATATATACTTCCTCCAACCTAAAATATAAAACGTCTAAGGATTACGTAAAAGTCAATGTtttctaagtttgaccaaatttatatatACAAATATGAAAAACTATAATATTAGATTAATATTAGcagattcaccataaaatatttttttaatgtGTACATTCATAATTGtacatgtaaatatttttttctaaatatttagtcaaagttAATAAAATTTGACATTTTACTAATGTTCAGGAGTACTAAGGCGCCTTAGTCAAAGTTAAATGTCAGATGCTTCTTATTTAGTGGATCCAGGAACTGGAGCTATAGGGACAAATATACGAGATTCTGGTGAAAACTTCATAGCTGTTTCATGTGATGATAaggagcagtggcggagctaggattGAATCAAGCCCCGCCCCGAaaactaaacacacacaaaaactcATGTAACATCTTTTTATACAATTGCAAAGATAAACATATAATTTCAACTCACTTGTTCACTGTACAGTACACTACATAAGAGAGGACAAAAAACTAGAAATGGTACTACAAATACAAAAGATACTCCCACGACCATATCAACAGTAATTACCTGCCATCTATTTCTAAACATGAAATCAATTCGTAACAATGTGCATTAGCTGAATGTCGGACTCAATTCAATTCTCAAGGAGTAATCAGAATTCAGAAATTACTCTTCCCTATCTTCCTGCTTCTGTCACGCGAGGAGGGGAGCAATGGAGCTGGAGGCGTGCAGCAACCAGCAGTAAAAGATATAACGAGGGGACGGAAGAGGGGATACCGAGTGGTGGAGGCGACGGGTGAAGGATGATGGTCATGGCTCGGCGACGGAACGGTAGACCGACAGCTCAAGACATAGTGCCGCATCGCATACCAACAACTGCGTGGGGAGGCCAGACAGCGCGACGGGCTAGTTCGAGGCGGTGAGCCGGCACCGGCGCTCTCTAGCTCGAAAAGAAAGTGTTCACAACCTGTTTGGGACTTCGGGGCTCGTTGTCTCGTTCCTCCGTCACTCACGAGTCGCGAAACATAGGAAAATGAAGCGCTGACTGGCCTGGAACTCAGACGAACCATGGGCCACTATACTAAAACCTATAGGTAATAAGTGGAAAGATTTGTTGCGCCTAGGGCCACAACCCTGGTTGCGCGGGGCCTGGCTCCGCCCCCGATAAGGAGCATGTGATTGATGTTTTGAAGCTATGTCGTTACTAGTATCTAGGCTTCGCCCGGCAGGAGGAATAGATGGACACTCAGTTATGGTTGAATCTGATTGTATGGAGGTGGTAGATGTTGTGACAAACCCTTTTAATTACAGAGGTACGTGAGCTGTCATTTCCATTACCTTTTTTCAAGAACACACGCGAGTATTGCGTGTCTTCATTCATTAAGATAGGAAGGAGAGTTTCATTTACAAGGGAACATAACTATCGAGAGTTGCTGATGACTCTAGGCAAGACAACTTCGAAGCATTGTCCGCGAGAGGCTAATGGAGTTGCACACCAGCATCGGGAGCATGGCTACGATCTTGTTCGTCGTGATCACCCTGTGCATCGTCCTCCCGATCGTGCTCCTCCATCTTGACGCGCATTACTACGTCGCCATAGACTCCGTCTCCGACCTCGATCGGACGAGGGGCCTGTCGTTCAATCTCACCCTCGGAGTCTCTTCGCGGAACTACGGGACCAAGGCGTGCATCAGACCCGGCACCTACGTTGAGGTCTCCTACCGTGGTGTCCTGCTCGCCACAAGCGAGGCCGATGCGGGGCGGCTCTGCGCCGGGCCGAAGAGCTCAGCCGAGCAGCGTGTTGCCGCAAGGACGACCCACGTACCCGAAGGCCACGTGCTGGACAGCCTCACAGCGGACATGAAGCTAGGGCCGCCGCTGTACGAGGTCACGCTGCACCTCCCACCAGGGTCGTACGGCGTGCTATATGAGGACTACGAGAGCTGGGTGTCAGGATGCGGGCGCACacacgtcggcgccgccgccgtgtGGTGCGATGCCCCCTACCAGATGTGAGATGCCCAGATTTGCTGGGATGGTATGATTGATATGTCGGTGGTATTTCTTGGTAAAGTTTATCTGTCTGTAATGTACAGTATATGCCTAGATGATCTCGATCAGTTGCCAATTAATTTCATAACATGTCGCATATATTTCAATTATGTTTGAGTGGGATGTTTAATCTCGATCTTGTATTATTGTAGTTGGCATTGATGATGTTTTTTAGTCTATTTTAATTATTCTGTCTGAGAATGATATATCTCTATTAGGAATATCAGTTGGTTGGATTATTACTTTGTATACACATGCACGACCTGTGGAAAGAACAACTTCACGGGGGTTTGTATTATGCAATGCACAACCAAATTTTGTTCACATGAAGTCCAAGATTTCAATATCGAATCTTTCATAGAAAATACAAAATGTCATGTGATTTGCTAATGTTGGCGAAGCCCCTCTCTTAATGCACCTGAAACAAACAACACAATATTGGTTCATCCACCGACAACAAACACCACATGTGTTGAAATAATTACTAATAATGTTCACATTAATTTAATCCAATTGAAAATCATGACAACAGAATTCTCAATATTAACTAGCAGAGACGGGCAAATTAGAAATGTGAGGGAAAGACAGGAAACAACCTAACACATCAATCTCAATCACATATGCAGTTATCAGAAAGGGGGATAACAATATGGCAAGATTTGTGTACAAGTTGGTTGATGGTATGACCAATGGAGGAACCCCATAAGTTGTGCCTTCGATGGTGGTGTTAGCAACACCTTTCATGGCTTCGCCTGACATGGTGACAAAATTATAGGAGTCATACGTAATTGATGAAGGTGAACTTGAGACGCTCCCCCAAACCTTATGGCCCCTCTTGCCATGCAAGATCACAAGAAATAGTGTTCTAGAGGCTGATGCCACATTAAAGTTGTTGAGATGTTAATTACACCGCGCCCggttctacataaaattttcatATGTGCGCAAAACAAATCAAGTTTCAAATAATTATAACTATTACCAACGTCAGAAAATGGAAGATTCGAAGAAGGATCTACCAAAAGCTTGTTCTCGCTAAACAATTTGGTGGCAGGAATTAAGCACATGGCCATAGTATCTTTGACATCCAAACGTTTAGGTATGTAAAAAAACACAACGAGGATAAATGAGGTGAGGTGTGTAAGAAATATCGAGACTTCCCTCTCATGGACTAGCTTTGGATCCCGAAGTTCTCCATTATTTAAACACAACGCATGGAAAACTTTGACACCAAAAGTTAGCATAAAAGAGTATCCACTTTAAATTTCTTTATTTTCTCACTTAACTGAACACACAGGAAAGTCATGTACAAACCTCTCATGCGCGAGTTTCTTATCTCAAACTCAAATTCAAATTATACTGAAACATGATAATAGAAAATACATTTGTACACGCACACATTGGTACGTGAGCTATCTCAGCCACACATTGCTTCATGATTCGGAAAAGTAGCAGACATGGTTTGATTTTTTGCACTTCACCAAATCTGGTTCGTGAGCGAGAATCTTTGAAAAACTACTAGTAGATAGGATGTGTCCTTGGCTCCCTGCCATGTCTTTCCGGAGCTACATGCTCTCTCCCTGTGCCTTCACCACCCTCCATTGCAACTAATCCGGTGAACTCCATTGCATAGAGGCTATACACCTAATGCATACAATATGTGGGGGCTCGGTAAAATGTATCATCTGATCGTGACATGACAGAGAGTGGTGAAACCAAGCCAGGAATTTGCAACACATATATTCAATAACAactttttttgcgggtaatatTCAAAAGAAAAATGTGGACATGATAACATCCACACCGATGcgtgtgtacaaaatccactttaACATAATAATTGAGGAACTTTGAGACCAACAGTCAGGCTTTTAAACAAATAAAAACAAGATTTGTATCCACCTACCAGCTGATGAAGTTATTGGTTGTCTTGCATAGCAAAGTAGAAATTTTCTCAAGTAATAACCCAGGATGCAGCAATATCACGTGTAGTCAATAGAAAGGATAATACATCAAGTCAACAATATCGCAAGATAGCAAGAATAGCCTTACGGTGCGACCAAATAGCATCTTTACAGCTAGTGCAGTAATAGTTTTGCAAATATCACCAGATCAGTAGGTGCTAACAAGATTCAGCAAAACAGGAACTTCTTCCCAACTCCCAGGTCAGACTGATTCGACTAAACATTCCATTAGTCAGTACTCAGAACTAAGCTTCTAAAATACTCGGCTTCGAACAAAagagaaattaaattaaaaaagcAGATCGGGGCAGAAATCTCCCTTCTGATACGACATTTGAAGATAATCAGACACGCACAGGCACAAACAGTAAATTGCAAGCTAGATCAATTGGCAGGTGAGGGCACGGCATGCTTTGTTCAAAAACTGAAGTAAAGCAAATTATACGAACCACATGACTAGTACTACTGCTGAACAGACGCGAGTCAAAGTGCCTTCAACCATCATGCTGGTTGTCTACATAATTAAATAATAGACAGGAGTTAGCAAATTAAGCGATTGATTCATACATGTCCACCTTCTGGTGACCAGTGCATGCTACATAGAGGGACAATCACCGCACAAAATGGAAGAACCTACACCCACTAATAGATCTCTGCATTTGCGTGACGGGAATGTAACTCTATATACCTGGGGAGAAAGTAAACATCATCAGTCAGACAATTTATGGTATTATTCATTCATGGAAAAGCTGAGTTGAAATTGTGTCAGCAGCTACAAAGCTGAATCGTCTTAGCATTATTTGACAAAAAAAACATTGAAGCAGAGAACAACAATAGGTAATTAACTAATTAAGAGTGTCAGTTGTACACTTTAAACTTCTAACACTAGCTatcttttgctatatttggtacaaGTGGAGAATAACAAAACAGTTGGCATATGGGGGTGCTCATGGAGTAGGAAAGAGAAACATCCGGTTTTCTGGCTCTCATATGCATATTGTTTACAAATGCGCGAGATAGATAGTCACTAAGAAATTGaatttactattcaaattcatgcgacataagcatcatgaatcgatTCATGAACCTGTTCCGCTCATGATCTTTGACATGAGGTCCTTTACTGTCAAAATAATTCCTGTATGGTCTACATATATTTGTGTACTATATTTTCCAACCAATGATTTAAAACAACAAAATGATTAGCTTTCCATGAACTGGAACTT contains:
- the LOC124664308 gene encoding F-box protein At5g03970, with translation MSSPRRRHHHHVRSPATGPLDDDDLLREILVRLPPQPSSLPRASAVCKRWRSLISDPGFFRRFRLRHRRNPPLLGFFDRYAGLSFLPTLEAPNRVPPGRFSSEHGDDFERSMSLGCRHGLFLIFLSKPRKVLAWDPITGDKHNIAIPAAFDTKKTMGLVNGAVLRPAGEGQHFQVALAEADEKQQALTCVYSSKTGLWGNLNSTPLPYEANGSRMPTMVHTEDVVLAGDSLYWMLTGNLVGILEFDLVKQSLAVVPLPVDICRRGSCFRMMRAEGGGLGFLFVQAADHTAQLWQRKTDCDGVSSWKLGRTIELDKVLSLKPEEKGPLSILGFAEENNVVFLWTRIGVFMINLETLEFKNLYKTMVFSHYHPFESVYTTGNNMPYIADTG